The Streptomyces achromogenes genome window below encodes:
- a CDS encoding PTS sugar transporter subunit IIA — protein MTTVMSPLAGRAIGLAAVPDPVFSGAMVGPGTAIDPVREPSEAVAPVDGVIVSLHPHAFVVVDSEGHGVLTHLGIDTVQLNGEGFEVLVNKGDTVTRGQSIVRWNPDAVEKAGKSPVCPVVALEATADSLRELREDGDVKSGDVLFSWQ, from the coding sequence ATGACCACCGTGATGTCCCCTCTCGCAGGACGCGCCATCGGACTGGCCGCTGTGCCGGATCCGGTCTTCTCCGGGGCCATGGTCGGCCCGGGAACGGCGATCGACCCCGTGCGTGAGCCTTCCGAGGCCGTGGCCCCCGTGGACGGGGTCATCGTCTCCCTCCACCCCCACGCCTTCGTCGTCGTCGACTCCGAGGGGCATGGCGTGCTCACCCATCTCGGGATCGACACCGTGCAGCTCAACGGCGAGGGCTTCGAGGTTCTCGTGAACAAGGGCGACACCGTGACGCGTGGGCAGAGCATCGTGCGCTGGAATCCGGACGCGGTCGAGAAGGCCGGCAAGTCCCCGGTCTGCCCCGTCGTCGCCCTCGAGGCGACCGCCGACTCGCTTCGCGAGCTCCGCGAAGACGGCGACGTGAAATCCGGCGACGTTCTCTTTTCCTGGCAGTGA
- a CDS encoding acetoacetate--CoA ligase, with product MPTVNPEPLWRPDPQRIARAQITKFQTWAAEHHGAPSQGGYPALHRWSVDELETFWTAVTQWFDVRFSTPYARVLDDRSMPGARWFPGATLNYAEHALRAAATRPAEPALLYVDETHEPTPVTWSELRRQVGSLAGELRALGVRPGDRVSGYLPNIPQAVVALLATAAVGGVWTSCAPDFGARSVLDRFQQVEPVVLFTVDGYRYGGKEHDRRDVVAELRAELPTLRAVVHIPVLGTEPPPGALDWAALTASEEEPVFEQVPFDHPLWVLYSSGTTGLPKAIVQSQGGILVEHLKQLGLHCDLGPEDRFFWYTSTGWMMWNFLVSGLLTGTTIVLYDGSPGYPDTGAQWRIAERTGATLYGTSAAYVMACRKAEVHPARDFDLSTVQCVATTGSPLPPDGFRWLHDEVRDDLWIASVSGGTDVCSCFAGAVPTLPVHTGELQAPGLGTDLQSWDPNGHPVIDEVGELVVTNPMPSMPVRFWNDPDGSRYHDSYFDTYPGVWRHGDWITITSRGSVVIHGRSDSTLNRQGVRMGSADIYEVVERLPEIKESLVIGVEQPDGGYWMPLFVHLAPGAALDDALLGRIKQSIRDQLSPRHVPDEVIEVPGVPHTLTGKRIEVPVKRLLQGTPLEKAVNPGSIDNLDLLHFYESLARERA from the coding sequence ATGCCGACAGTGAACCCCGAGCCGCTGTGGCGGCCAGATCCCCAGCGCATCGCCCGGGCCCAGATCACGAAGTTCCAGACCTGGGCGGCCGAGCACCACGGAGCCCCGTCCCAGGGCGGGTATCCGGCCCTGCACCGCTGGTCGGTCGACGAGCTGGAGACGTTCTGGACGGCCGTCACCCAATGGTTCGACGTCCGGTTCTCGACGCCCTACGCGCGCGTGCTCGACGACCGCTCCATGCCCGGCGCCCGGTGGTTCCCCGGCGCGACGCTGAACTACGCCGAGCATGCCCTGCGCGCGGCCGCCACCCGCCCGGCCGAACCGGCCCTGCTGTATGTCGACGAGACCCACGAACCGACGCCGGTCACCTGGTCCGAGCTGCGCCGCCAGGTCGGCTCTCTGGCCGGCGAACTGCGCGCCCTCGGCGTCCGCCCCGGGGACCGGGTCAGCGGCTACCTCCCGAACATCCCGCAGGCCGTGGTGGCCCTCCTCGCCACGGCCGCCGTCGGCGGCGTGTGGACCTCCTGCGCCCCCGACTTCGGCGCCCGCAGCGTCCTCGACCGGTTCCAGCAGGTCGAACCCGTGGTCCTGTTCACCGTCGACGGCTACCGCTACGGCGGCAAGGAGCACGACCGCCGCGACGTCGTCGCCGAACTGCGCGCCGAACTCCCCACCCTGCGCGCGGTGGTCCACATCCCCGTGCTGGGCACGGAGCCTCCCCCGGGAGCCCTGGACTGGGCGGCCCTGACCGCCTCGGAAGAGGAACCCGTCTTCGAGCAGGTCCCCTTCGACCACCCCCTGTGGGTGCTCTACTCGTCCGGCACGACGGGACTTCCCAAGGCCATCGTCCAGTCCCAGGGCGGCATCCTGGTCGAGCACCTCAAGCAGCTCGGCCTGCACTGCGACCTGGGCCCCGAGGACCGCTTCTTCTGGTACACCTCGACCGGCTGGATGATGTGGAACTTCCTCGTGTCCGGCCTCCTCACCGGCACGACGATCGTTCTGTACGACGGCAGCCCCGGCTATCCCGACACGGGCGCCCAGTGGCGCATCGCCGAACGCACGGGCGCCACCCTCTACGGCACCTCCGCGGCCTACGTCATGGCCTGCCGCAAAGCGGAGGTGCACCCCGCGCGGGACTTCGACCTCTCCACGGTCCAGTGCGTCGCCACCACCGGGTCCCCCCTGCCGCCCGACGGCTTCCGCTGGCTGCACGACGAAGTGCGCGACGACCTCTGGATCGCCAGCGTCAGCGGAGGCACCGACGTGTGCTCCTGCTTCGCCGGAGCCGTGCCCACGCTGCCTGTCCACACCGGCGAACTCCAGGCGCCGGGGCTCGGCACCGACCTGCAGTCCTGGGACCCGAACGGCCACCCCGTGATCGACGAGGTGGGCGAACTCGTCGTCACCAACCCCATGCCCTCGATGCCGGTCCGCTTCTGGAACGACCCGGACGGCAGCCGGTACCACGACAGCTACTTCGACACCTACCCCGGCGTGTGGCGCCACGGTGACTGGATCACCATCACCTCACGCGGCTCCGTCGTCATCCACGGCCGTTCCGACTCCACGCTCAACCGCCAAGGCGTGCGCATGGGCTCCGCCGACATCTACGAGGTCGTCGAACGGCTCCCCGAGATCAAGGAATCCCTGGTCATCGGCGTCGAGCAGCCCGACGGCGGCTACTGGATGCCGCTCTTCGTCCACCTCGCCCCGGGAGCGGCCCTCGACGATGCCCTCCTCGGCCGCATCAAACAGTCCATCCGCGACCAGCTCTCGCCGCGCCACGTCCCGGACGAGGTCATCGAGGTGCCCGGGGTGCCGCACACCCTCACCGGCAAACGCATCGAGGTCCCGGTCAAACGACTCCTGCAGGGCACGCCCCTGGAGAAGGCCGTCAACCCCGGCTCCATCGACAACCTCGACCTTCTGCACTTCTACGAGAGCCTCGCCCGCGAGCGGGCCTGA
- a CDS encoding TIM-barrel domain-containing protein, giving the protein MDGRDLVRSMKAVGSSGAAQGLRTVRAAWRRRRVDAAALPGRGPERARVPGQVLEAEPGPGGGTLRFGRSVLRIHVAVNGAVFWGWDGAEPEPSYALAGRCPEPDPRAVLEPDKDGGWRVVAERVTIVVSRHGAVEVCTPGGVLLRRDLPPRWWEPLDGGPGRWLQRSEVAADARFFGLGARTSGPRLRDGSYRLWNTDPGAAVDRGDDPLHLTMPVHLVVADASTHLVFHDTSWDGTVTLREGAEGAGSGHDRPGACEVRMDGGPLRCWVIVGTPARVLLAWASLTGPPAVPPAWALGHHHARWGRGGEQELREIVTGYREHGLPLDSVHLGIDHTDEHRVFTVDQDRFPKLPVLAEELRQDGIHLVSVVGPAVRAEAGSAVYDGGVAEDAFVREPSGRLVEGVVGPGESVFPDFTHARVRAWWGGLYAERVGQGFAGFWHSMDEPASWAAFGESTLPRSARHALEGRGGDHREAHNVYALCMARAAYEGLRELVPQERPFVLAGSGWAGLQRYGGTWSREVAPGWSGLRASLSLVMGLGLCGVPYSGTDVGGVDGGSTPELYLRGLQLGAYLPLFRTYAHPRVGLREPWELGPEMLEHVREALVGRLRLLPYFVTLAHQARRTGAPYVRPVWWGSPRNRALRDCEDAFLLGESLLVAPVLAPGVDRRPVQLPRGRWYDTATGRAYRGPGQVVVDAPLSRIPVLARAGAVVPVRGDGGGLELEVWAPARGRTGGGLVVREPGDGRREPEIERYAVRWEGSRVVVEREGEDGVHTPSCPVRVRGLG; this is encoded by the coding sequence ATGGACGGTCGTGACCTGGTGCGTTCGATGAAGGCGGTCGGCTCCTCGGGAGCCGCCCAAGGGTTGCGCACCGTCCGGGCCGCGTGGCGCAGGAGGCGGGTCGACGCCGCCGCCCTGCCGGGACGAGGACCCGAGCGGGCGCGGGTGCCGGGCCAGGTGCTGGAGGCGGAGCCGGGGCCCGGCGGGGGGACGCTGCGGTTCGGCCGCTCCGTGCTGAGGATCCACGTCGCCGTGAACGGGGCCGTCTTCTGGGGCTGGGACGGCGCGGAGCCGGAACCGTCGTACGCGCTGGCCGGCCGCTGTCCGGAGCCGGACCCGCGGGCGGTGCTCGAGCCCGACAAGGACGGCGGCTGGCGGGTCGTCGCCGAGCGGGTCACGATCGTGGTCTCACGGCATGGCGCCGTAGAGGTGTGCACGCCGGGGGGCGTTCTGCTGCGCCGCGATCTGCCGCCCCGGTGGTGGGAGCCGCTGGACGGTGGGCCGGGACGCTGGCTGCAGCGCTCGGAGGTGGCGGCGGACGCCCGCTTCTTCGGTCTCGGCGCCAGGACGTCCGGGCCCCGGCTGCGCGACGGGTCGTACCGGCTGTGGAACACGGACCCCGGTGCTGCGGTCGATCGCGGGGACGACCCGCTCCACCTCACGATGCCGGTGCACCTGGTGGTGGCCGACGCCTCCACCCATCTGGTCTTCCACGACACGTCGTGGGACGGGACGGTGACGCTGCGGGAGGGTGCGGAGGGGGCGGGGTCCGGGCACGACCGTCCCGGCGCCTGCGAGGTGCGGATGGACGGGGGCCCGCTGCGCTGCTGGGTGATCGTGGGCACCCCCGCGCGCGTACTCCTCGCCTGGGCGTCGCTCACGGGTCCGCCGGCGGTGCCGCCCGCGTGGGCGCTCGGTCATCATCACGCGCGGTGGGGGCGGGGCGGCGAGCAGGAGTTGCGCGAGATCGTGACGGGCTACCGCGAGCACGGTCTGCCGCTCGACTCCGTGCATCTCGGCATCGACCACACGGATGAGCACCGGGTGTTCACGGTCGACCAGGACCGCTTCCCGAAACTGCCGGTGCTGGCCGAGGAGTTGCGTCAGGACGGGATACATCTGGTGTCGGTCGTCGGCCCCGCGGTCCGGGCCGAGGCGGGCAGCGCGGTGTACGACGGCGGGGTCGCCGAGGACGCGTTCGTGCGGGAGCCGTCGGGGCGGCTCGTGGAGGGTGTCGTGGGGCCCGGGGAGTCGGTGTTCCCGGATTTCACGCACGCGCGGGTGCGTGCGTGGTGGGGAGGTCTCTACGCCGAGCGGGTGGGGCAGGGGTTCGCCGGTTTCTGGCACTCCATGGACGAGCCCGCGTCGTGGGCCGCGTTCGGGGAGTCGACGCTGCCCCGGTCGGCTCGGCACGCGCTGGAGGGGCGGGGCGGTGATCACCGGGAGGCGCACAACGTGTACGCGCTGTGCATGGCCCGGGCGGCCTACGAGGGGCTGCGGGAGCTGGTCCCGCAGGAGCGGCCGTTCGTCCTGGCGGGGTCCGGATGGGCGGGCCTGCAGCGGTACGGCGGCACCTGGTCCAGGGAAGTCGCCCCGGGCTGGTCCGGGCTGCGGGCCTCCCTGTCTCTGGTGATGGGGCTCGGGTTGTGCGGGGTGCCGTACTCGGGGACGGACGTGGGCGGCGTCGACGGCGGTTCGACACCCGAGCTGTATCTGCGCGGGTTGCAGCTGGGCGCTTACCTGCCGCTGTTCCGCACGTACGCGCATCCGCGCGTGGGGCTGCGGGAGCCGTGGGAGCTCGGTCCGGAGATGCTGGAGCACGTGCGCGAGGCCCTCGTCGGGCGCCTGCGGCTGCTGCCGTACTTCGTGACGCTGGCGCATCAGGCCCGGCGTACGGGTGCTCCGTATGTGCGGCCGGTGTGGTGGGGGTCTCCCCGGAACCGGGCGTTGCGGGACTGCGAGGACGCCTTCCTGCTGGGGGAGAGCCTCCTGGTCGCCCCCGTGCTCGCACCGGGGGTCGACCGGCGGCCGGTGCAGCTGCCGAGGGGGCGCTGGTACGACACGGCGACGGGACGGGCCTACCGGGGACCGGGTCAGGTGGTGGTGGACGCTCCGCTGTCACGTATCCCGGTGCTCGCGCGCGCGGGGGCCGTCGTACCGGTACGGGGGGACGGCGGTGGACTGGAGCTGGAGGTGTGGGCGCCGGCCCGTGGGCGGACGGGCGGCGGCCTGGTGGTGCGGGAGCCGGGCGACGGCCGGCGAGAGCCGGAGATCGAGCGGTATGCCGTCCGCTGGGAGGGTTCCCGGGTGGTCGTCGAGCGGGAGGGCGAGGACGGCGTGCACACACCGTCCTGCCCGGTGCGCGTACGCGGGCTGGGCTGA
- a CDS encoding Zn-ribbon domain-containing OB-fold protein yields MVAGWFTGEGDGFRLLGTRCAACRSVFFPREDTYCRNPGCSGGDLEEVPLSRRGRVWSYTDSRYRPPSPYVTDPELPWEPYALIAVELESERIVVLGQAVPGITVADLTVGMEVEVVPGVLDEDTGTTWTTWWWRPAGVAR; encoded by the coding sequence GTGGTCGCCGGGTGGTTCACCGGAGAGGGAGACGGCTTCCGGCTGCTCGGGACGCGCTGTGCGGCGTGCCGGTCGGTCTTCTTCCCCCGGGAGGACACGTACTGCCGCAACCCGGGCTGTTCGGGCGGCGACCTGGAAGAGGTCCCGCTGTCGCGGCGCGGACGTGTCTGGTCGTACACGGACAGCCGGTACCGGCCTCCGTCACCGTATGTGACCGATCCGGAACTTCCGTGGGAGCCCTACGCGTTGATCGCTGTGGAGCTGGAGTCCGAGCGGATCGTGGTGCTGGGACAGGCGGTTCCCGGGATCACCGTCGCCGATCTGACGGTGGGCATGGAGGTGGAGGTCGTCCCGGGTGTGCTCGACGAGGACACGGGGACGACCTGGACGACCTGGTGGTGGCGGCCTGCGGGGGTGGCGCGATGA
- the ptsP gene encoding phosphoenolpyruvate--protein phosphotransferase, which produces METTLRGVGVSHGVAIGEVRHMGTAVLEPPAKQIPAEEAEREQGRARKAVEAVAADLTARGNLAGGEAQAVLEAQAMMAQDPELMVDVDRRIAVGSTAERGVYDAFAAYRELLAGAGEYLAGRVADLDDVRNRIVARLLRVPMPGVPDSDEPYVLVARDLAPADTALLDPTLVLGFVTEEGGPTSHSAILARALGVPAVVALPGAGELAEGTMIAVDGSTGEIFVNPSHEKKAELGAAAAARRAALAASTGPGATADGHKVPLLANVGGPADVAAAVEAGAEGVGLFRTEFLFLDDSKNAPTEEKQVEAYRQVLEAFPEGRVVVRVLDAGADKPLEFLTPADEPNPALGVRGLRTLLDHPDVLRTQLTALAKAAHGLPVYLEVMAPMVADRADAKAFADACREAGLRAKFGAMVEIPSAALRARSILQEVEFLSLGTNDLAQYTFAADRQVGAVSRLQDPWQPALLDLVALSAEAARAEGKSCGVCGEAAADPLLACVLTGLGVTSLSMGSASIPYVRAALAKYTMAQCERAAAAARAADSAQEARQAAQAVLSGE; this is translated from the coding sequence ATGGAGACAACGCTGCGAGGCGTCGGCGTGAGTCACGGTGTGGCGATCGGCGAGGTTCGGCACATGGGTACGGCGGTGCTCGAACCGCCCGCGAAGCAGATACCGGCGGAGGAGGCGGAACGCGAACAGGGGCGCGCCCGCAAGGCCGTGGAAGCTGTGGCAGCCGACCTGACGGCGCGGGGCAATCTGGCGGGAGGCGAAGCCCAGGCGGTGCTCGAGGCCCAGGCCATGATGGCCCAGGACCCCGAGCTGATGGTCGACGTGGACCGGCGAATCGCCGTCGGCAGCACCGCCGAGCGCGGTGTGTACGACGCTTTCGCCGCCTATCGCGAACTGCTCGCGGGAGCCGGGGAGTATCTCGCCGGACGTGTGGCCGACCTCGATGACGTGCGGAACCGTATCGTCGCCCGTCTGCTGCGGGTCCCCATGCCGGGGGTCCCGGACAGTGACGAGCCGTACGTGCTGGTCGCGAGGGATCTGGCGCCCGCGGACACGGCGCTCCTGGACCCCACTCTGGTGCTCGGTTTCGTGACCGAGGAGGGCGGCCCGACCAGTCACAGCGCGATCCTCGCCCGTGCCCTGGGAGTGCCGGCTGTCGTGGCCCTGCCCGGAGCGGGTGAACTGGCCGAGGGCACGATGATCGCGGTCGACGGCAGCACCGGCGAGATCTTCGTGAACCCGAGCCACGAGAAGAAGGCGGAGCTCGGGGCGGCCGCCGCAGCGCGCAGGGCCGCGCTGGCTGCTTCGACAGGACCGGGCGCGACCGCCGACGGCCACAAGGTGCCGCTGTTGGCGAACGTCGGCGGGCCGGCGGACGTCGCGGCCGCCGTCGAGGCCGGGGCGGAGGGTGTGGGGCTCTTCCGCACCGAGTTCCTCTTCCTAGACGACAGCAAGAACGCGCCGACCGAGGAGAAGCAGGTCGAGGCCTACCGTCAGGTGCTGGAGGCCTTCCCCGAGGGCCGCGTCGTCGTGCGCGTGCTGGACGCCGGCGCGGACAAGCCTCTCGAATTCCTGACGCCGGCCGACGAACCCAACCCGGCGCTGGGCGTGCGCGGACTGCGGACGCTGCTGGACCACCCGGACGTCCTGCGGACCCAGCTGACGGCGCTGGCAAAGGCCGCCCACGGTCTGCCGGTCTACCTCGAGGTCATGGCTCCGATGGTCGCCGACCGCGCCGACGCAAAGGCTTTCGCGGACGCGTGCCGGGAGGCGGGGCTCCGCGCGAAGTTCGGCGCGATGGTCGAGATCCCGTCGGCCGCTCTGCGGGCTCGCTCCATTCTGCAGGAGGTGGAGTTCCTGTCCCTGGGCACGAACGACCTCGCGCAGTACACGTTCGCCGCCGACCGGCAGGTGGGTGCCGTCTCTCGGCTGCAGGACCCGTGGCAGCCGGCGCTGCTGGACCTCGTCGCGCTGTCCGCCGAGGCGGCCAGGGCCGAGGGCAAGAGCTGCGGTGTCTGTGGCGAGGCCGCTGCTGATCCGCTGCTGGCGTGTGTGCTCACGGGTCTGGGGGTCACCTCTCTCTCCATGGGGTCGGCGTCGATTCCCTATGTGCGGGCCGCCCTGGCGAAGTACACGATGGCGCAGTGCGAGCGTGCCGCGGCGGCCGCGCGAGCGGCGGACAGCGCCCAGGAGGCTCGGCAGGCGGCGCAGGCCGTCCTGTCCGGCGAGTAG
- a CDS encoding lipid-transfer protein, translating into MTADVAVLGAGMHPWGKWGRGFVEYGVQAARAALADAEVDWPEIGSIVGADTVRGGYPGYVAGATFAKALGWQGAKVTSVYAACASGAQAIDTARAQILAGMADVVLVVGADAAPKGFFRPVGGDRQDDPDWLRFRVLGATNPAYFGLYARRRMAVHGDTLEDFAQVKVKNAAVGALNPNARYRKRVTAEEVAASAVVCDPLRLLDICATSDGGAALVLSSMEFARRRGVADPVRIRAVSTVTPRYPHTVLDLPDIATDSAAGAEPAGEPFRASIARAAYEEAGIGPEDLSLAEVYDLSTALELQWYEDLGLCGGGEAAKLLREGATSPGGRIPVNMSGGLASFGEAVPAQAIAQVCEVTRQLRGQAGDRQVVGARVALTANQGLFGHGSAVVAVR; encoded by the coding sequence ATGACGGCGGACGTGGCGGTGCTGGGCGCGGGGATGCATCCGTGGGGGAAGTGGGGGCGCGGCTTCGTCGAGTACGGCGTGCAGGCGGCGCGTGCGGCCCTCGCGGACGCGGAGGTGGACTGGCCGGAGATCGGCTCGATCGTGGGCGCGGACACGGTCCGGGGCGGATATCCGGGCTATGTGGCCGGGGCCACCTTCGCCAAGGCCCTGGGGTGGCAGGGGGCCAAGGTCACCAGTGTGTACGCGGCGTGCGCGTCGGGGGCCCAGGCGATCGACACGGCGCGGGCGCAGATCCTCGCCGGGATGGCGGACGTGGTGCTCGTGGTGGGCGCCGACGCCGCGCCCAAGGGATTCTTCCGGCCTGTGGGAGGCGACCGTCAGGACGACCCTGACTGGCTGCGGTTCCGTGTGCTCGGCGCGACCAACCCGGCGTACTTCGGGCTGTACGCGCGTCGGCGGATGGCGGTGCACGGGGACACCCTCGAGGACTTCGCGCAGGTCAAGGTGAAGAACGCGGCTGTGGGGGCGTTGAATCCGAACGCGCGCTACCGAAAGCGGGTCACGGCCGAGGAGGTCGCCGCGTCCGCGGTGGTCTGCGATCCGTTGCGGTTGCTGGACATCTGCGCGACCTCGGACGGCGGGGCCGCGCTGGTGCTGTCCAGCATGGAGTTCGCCCGGCGGCGGGGTGTCGCCGACCCGGTGCGGATCAGGGCCGTGTCCACGGTGACGCCCCGGTACCCCCACACCGTGCTGGACCTGCCGGACATCGCGACCGACTCGGCGGCGGGGGCCGAGCCGGCCGGTGAGCCCTTCCGGGCGTCGATCGCCCGAGCCGCTTACGAGGAGGCGGGCATCGGCCCTGAGGACCTGTCGCTCGCCGAGGTCTACGACCTCTCCACCGCCCTGGAGTTGCAGTGGTACGAGGATCTGGGGCTGTGCGGCGGCGGTGAGGCCGCGAAGCTGCTCCGGGAGGGCGCGACCTCGCCGGGCGGGCGGATACCGGTGAACATGAGCGGTGGGCTGGCCTCCTTCGGGGAAGCGGTGCCGGCGCAGGCGATCGCCCAGGTGTGCGAGGTGACGCGGCAGTTGCGGGGGCAGGCGGGCGATCGTCAGGTCGTGGGCGCCCGTGTCGCCCTCACCGCGAACCAGGGGCTGTTCGGTCACGGTTCGGCGGTGGTCGCGGTGCGGTGA
- a CDS encoding NUDIX domain-containing protein, with translation MSENLHATSNSARDSHCSSCGAPYGEGATGWPRTCRACTAVAYRNPLPVAVALQPVYDAKGTALVVITRTIDPARGGIALPGGFIDDREDWRHAVARELKEETGIDAAPRDVRLADAMSSPDGHLLLFGLLPERPADRLPASAATDETEGWHLLRRAEEVAFPLHTLAVRAFFEGRYI, from the coding sequence GTGTCCGAAAATCTGCACGCTACGTCGAACTCCGCGCGCGACTCCCACTGTTCGAGCTGCGGAGCGCCCTACGGGGAGGGTGCCACCGGCTGGCCCCGCACCTGCCGGGCCTGCACCGCCGTGGCCTACCGCAACCCGCTGCCGGTGGCCGTCGCGCTCCAGCCCGTGTACGACGCGAAGGGCACCGCCCTGGTCGTCATCACCCGAACCATCGATCCCGCGCGCGGAGGCATCGCCCTGCCCGGCGGATTCATCGACGACCGTGAGGACTGGCGGCATGCCGTCGCGCGCGAGCTCAAAGAGGAGACCGGCATCGACGCCGCCCCCCGCGACGTGCGGCTGGCCGACGCCATGAGCTCTCCCGACGGCCATCTGCTGCTGTTCGGGCTCCTCCCGGAGCGGCCCGCCGACCGGCTGCCCGCCTCCGCCGCCACGGACGAGACCGAGGGCTGGCACCTCCTGCGCCGGGCGGAGGAGGTGGCCTTCCCGCTGCACACGCTCGCCGTGCGGGCGTTCTTCGAGGGCCGCTACATCTGA
- a CDS encoding DUF742 domain-containing protein: MSTEGQGRSHWFDDEAGPVVRPYAMTRGRTTSAVQHRLDLIALVVVEPHADDPDADSSLSPEHVDIVDLCREAPQSVAELAAELNLPIGVVRVLVGDLVDAEFVHVNRPVPPAELPDESILRDVINGLRAL; encoded by the coding sequence ATGAGCACAGAGGGTCAGGGAAGAAGTCACTGGTTCGACGACGAGGCCGGACCGGTCGTCCGTCCGTACGCCATGACGCGCGGCCGCACCACCAGTGCGGTCCAGCACCGCCTCGACCTGATCGCGCTCGTCGTCGTCGAGCCCCACGCCGACGATCCGGACGCGGACTCCTCACTGTCCCCCGAGCACGTGGACATCGTGGACCTGTGCAGGGAGGCGCCCCAGTCGGTCGCCGAACTGGCCGCCGAACTCAATCTGCCCATCGGCGTGGTGCGGGTTCTCGTCGGCGACCTCGTGGACGCCGAGTTCGTCCACGTGAACCGGCCGGTGCCCCCGGCCGAACTGCCGGACGAGAGTATTCTGCGCGACGTGATCAACGGCCTCCGGGCGCTGTGA
- a CDS encoding roadblock/LC7 domain-containing protein → MTAPKATDHTTHNGELNWLLDELVDRVAGIRKAVVLSGDGLATGVSKDLTREDGEHLAAVASGFHSLAKGVGRHFEAGSVRQTVVELDDAFLFVTAAGDGSCLAVLSDADSDVGLVAYEMTLLVKRVGVHLATTPRTDLPSGG, encoded by the coding sequence ATGACCGCACCGAAGGCGACCGACCACACCACCCACAACGGCGAGCTGAACTGGCTCCTCGACGAGCTCGTCGACCGGGTCGCCGGCATCCGCAAGGCAGTCGTCCTCTCCGGCGACGGCCTGGCGACAGGGGTGTCCAAGGACCTGACGCGGGAGGACGGCGAACACCTGGCCGCCGTCGCCTCCGGATTCCACAGCCTCGCCAAGGGCGTGGGCCGCCACTTCGAGGCCGGCAGCGTCCGCCAGACCGTCGTCGAACTCGACGACGCCTTCCTGTTCGTCACGGCGGCCGGTGACGGCAGTTGCCTCGCCGTCCTCTCGGACGCCGACTCGGACGTGGGCCTCGTGGCGTACGAGATGACGCTGCTGGTCAAGCGGGTCGGCGTACATCTGGCCACCACTCCGCGCACCGATCTGCCCTCCGGCGGGTAG
- a CDS encoding GTP-binding protein gives MIFGRSERGKPPVEPVTLKILVAGGFGVGKTTLVGAVSEIKPLRTEEYLTEAGRPVDDTTGVEGKHTTTVAMDFGRITLREDLVLYLFGTPGQERFWFMWDELSEGALGAVVLADTRRLGDCFAAVDYFERRSIPFLVAVNCFEGSARYPEQDVRGALDLDDGVPVVLCDARDRRSVRDVLVGVVQHAMDFGAEHRQTVTT, from the coding sequence ATGATCTTCGGGCGTTCTGAGCGCGGCAAGCCGCCCGTCGAGCCCGTCACGCTCAAGATCCTGGTGGCGGGTGGTTTCGGCGTGGGCAAGACCACCCTCGTCGGTGCCGTCAGCGAGATCAAACCGCTGCGCACGGAGGAGTACCTCACCGAGGCGGGCCGTCCGGTCGACGACACCACCGGCGTCGAGGGGAAGCACACGACCACGGTGGCCATGGACTTCGGGCGCATCACGCTGCGCGAGGACCTGGTGCTCTACCTGTTCGGGACACCCGGCCAGGAGCGCTTCTGGTTCATGTGGGACGAGCTGTCCGAGGGGGCCCTGGGAGCCGTCGTGCTCGCCGACACCCGCCGGCTGGGGGACTGCTTCGCCGCCGTGGACTACTTCGAGCGGCGCTCCATTCCCTTCCTCGTCGCCGTCAACTGCTTCGAGGGCTCCGCCCGTTACCCGGAGCAGGACGTGCGTGGGGCCCTCGACCTCGACGACGGTGTGCCCGTGGTGCTGTGCGACGCCCGCGACCGCAGGTCGGTCCGCGACGTCCTGGTCGGCGTCGTCCAGCACGCCATGGACTTCGGCGCCGAACACCGCCAGACCGTCACCACCTGA